One Scyliorhinus canicula unplaced genomic scaffold, sScyCan1.1, whole genome shotgun sequence DNA window includes the following coding sequences:
- the LOC119959943 gene encoding endogenous retrovirus group PABLB member 1 Env polyprotein-like, with the protein MFAAILIFSYLIDFVNVVSEMNKNTFLYTAKIYAENFNISNCWVCIATPTNSGEGIPFLTIPFNASETAELYIYQNVPRSVVTRSGAYTCENGRYQVDIQKSINLWKSAGYPLNTFSGWHQLQFSPDKKPQHLNLPTNIKQKGPICLVSKDPKGIPMGNSNCTSYADVNTAFKCTNDRLERVMRSSRITGIPNLRNNKTFEDQWLLEYIYSYSAYNGTYFICDDKAYPWLPRSWSGSCYLGYMVPAIRHVTNLLHISEMTVQRKKRSITFRYAIFARFIPFYWEVRMENELNKITTIIQDVAEYTATALDKISDEMRTIQTVVLQNRMALDYVLAKNGGTCALIGAECCTFIPDNSEEVKDLVLHIQKEIKKLDPSQVLSLWDRICRWFGHTGMSIMRIILFSCEAGFIIYMTYQCATCIKELFAKCRGPTVRMIHTNPTAPPIDEFEVKYFC; encoded by the coding sequence atgtttgccgcaattttaattttcagttatttgattgacttcgtgaatgttgtatcagaaatgaataagaacacattcctttacacagctaagatatatgctgaaaactttaacatttctaattgttgggtatgcattgcaacccctactaactcaggggagggtattccctttctaactattccctttaatgcttcagaaacagcagaattgTACATCTATCAAAATGTCCCTCGCTCTGTGGTGACCCGTTCTGGAGCATATACATGTGAAAATGGGAGGTACCAGGTTgacatccaaaaatctattaacttatggaaatctgcaggctatccactaaacaccttttcaggatggcaccaacttcAATTTAGCCCTGACAAAAAACCTCAACATCTTAAcctcccaactaatattaaacaaaaaggacCAATTTGCCTCGTCAGTAAGGACCCTAAAGGGATACCAATGGGTAATAGTAATTGTACTAGCTATGCAGATGTTAACACAGCTTTTAAATGTACTAACGACCGCTTAGAAAGAGTTATGCGGTCCTCAAGGATAACAGGCATACCTAACctcagaaataataaaacattcgaagaccaatggctcttagaatatatttactcatattctgcttataatggaacttattttatttgtgatgataaagcatatccctggctcccaagatcctggtcaggatcttgctatttaggatacaTGGTACCTGCCATTCGTCATGTGACTAATCTCCTGCATATTTCAGAAATGACTGTTCAAAGAAAAAAACGTTCTATCACCTTTAGATATGCAATTTTTGCTAGATtcattcctttctattgggaagtaaggatggagaatgagttaaataaaataacaaccatcatacaAGATGTGGCAGAATACACTGCCACTGCCCTAGACAAAATCTCTGACGAAATGCGAACAATTCAAACCGTGGTATTgcaaaatcgaatggcacttgactatgtgctagccAAAAACGGTGGCACGtgcgccctgattggtgcagaatgttgcactttcattcctgataactctgaagaagttaaagatttggtattacatatccaaaaagaaatcaaaaaacttgatccatcccaagttctctctctctgggatagaaTTTGCAGGTGGTTTGGACACACAGGAATGTCCATAATGAGAATAATCCTATTCTCCTGTGAAGctggattcatcatttatatgACATACCAATGTGCTACGTGCATCAAAGAACTATTCGCTAAGTGCAGGgggccaactgtcagaatgattcacactaaccctactgcacccccaattgatgaatttgaggtgaaatacttttgttga